In Streptomyces nodosus, one DNA window encodes the following:
- a CDS encoding mannose-1-phosphate guanyltransferase, translated as MKAVVMAGGEGTRLRPMTSSMPKPLLPVVNRPIMEHVLRLLKRHGLTETVVTVQFLASLVKNYFGDGEELGMELSYANEEKPLGTAGSVKNAEEALKDDTFLVISGDALTDFDLTDLINFHKEKGALVTVCLTRVPNPLEFGITIVDDEGVVERFLEKPTWGQVFSDTVNTGIYVMEPEVFDYVEADVPVDWSGDVFPQLMKEGKPIYGYVAEGYWEDVGTHESYVKAQADVLEGKVDVGIDGFEISPGVWVAEGAEVHPDAVLRGPLYIGDYAKVEAGTELREHTVIGSNVVVKSGAFLHRAVVHDNVYIGQHSNLRGCVVGKNTDIMRAARIEDGAVIGDECLIGEESIVQGNVRVYPFKTIEAGAFVNTSVIWESRGQAHLFGARGVSGILNVEITPELAVRLAGAYATTLKKGATVTTARDHSRGARALKRAVISALQASAIDVRDLENVPLPVARQQTARGSAGGIMIRTSPGVPDSVDIMFFDGQGADLSQAGQRKLDRVFARQDYRRAFPGEIGDLHFPSSVFDSYTGSLLRSVDTSGIAESGLKVVVDASNGSAGLVLPSLLGKLGVDSLTINPGLDESRPTESADTRRAGLVRLGEIVASSGAAFGVRFDPVGERLSLVDEKGRIVEDDRALLVMLDLVAAERRSGKVALPVTTTRIAEQVAAYHGTQVEWTTTSPDDLTRVGREESTIFGGDGRGGFIVPEFSSVFDGTAAFVRLIGLVARTQLTLSEIDARIPRAHVLKRDLATPWAVKGLVMRRVVEAAGERFVDTTDGVRVVESDGRWVLVLPDPAEAVTHLWAEGPDDDSAQALLDEWSTVVDSAGR; from the coding sequence ATGAAGGCCGTCGTGATGGCCGGAGGCGAAGGCACGCGCCTTCGTCCGATGACCTCGAGCATGCCCAAGCCACTCCTGCCGGTTGTCAACCGGCCCATCATGGAGCATGTGCTTCGGCTGCTGAAAAGGCATGGGCTCACTGAAACCGTCGTCACCGTGCAGTTCCTGGCGTCTCTGGTCAAGAACTACTTCGGGGACGGCGAAGAACTGGGCATGGAGCTCAGCTATGCCAACGAGGAGAAGCCACTCGGTACCGCCGGTAGCGTCAAGAACGCCGAGGAAGCGCTGAAGGACGACACGTTCCTCGTCATCTCCGGTGACGCCCTGACCGATTTCGACCTCACCGATCTGATCAATTTCCACAAGGAAAAGGGTGCGCTGGTCACCGTCTGTCTGACGCGTGTGCCCAATCCGCTGGAATTCGGTATCACCATCGTCGACGACGAAGGCGTGGTCGAACGGTTCCTGGAGAAGCCGACCTGGGGACAGGTCTTCTCCGACACCGTCAACACGGGCATCTATGTCATGGAGCCCGAGGTCTTCGACTACGTCGAGGCCGATGTGCCCGTCGACTGGTCGGGCGATGTCTTCCCGCAGCTCATGAAGGAGGGCAAGCCGATCTACGGCTATGTCGCCGAGGGCTACTGGGAGGACGTCGGTACCCATGAGAGCTATGTGAAGGCGCAGGCCGACGTCCTGGAGGGCAAGGTCGACGTCGGTATCGACGGCTTCGAGATCTCCCCGGGCGTATGGGTGGCCGAAGGCGCGGAGGTCCATCCTGACGCCGTACTGCGCGGACCGCTCTACATCGGCGACTACGCAAAAGTCGAGGCCGGAACCGAGTTGCGGGAACACACCGTGATCGGCTCGAACGTCGTCGTGAAGAGCGGGGCATTTCTGCACCGTGCCGTCGTCCACGACAACGTGTACATCGGGCAGCACAGCAATCTGCGCGGCTGTGTGGTCGGAAAGAACACCGACATCATGCGCGCGGCCCGGATCGAGGACGGTGCCGTCATCGGCGACGAGTGCCTCATCGGCGAGGAGTCCATCGTCCAGGGCAATGTGCGGGTCTACCCGTTCAAGACCATCGAGGCCGGTGCCTTCGTCAACACCTCCGTCATCTGGGAGTCCCGGGGGCAGGCGCATCTCTTCGGCGCCCGTGGGGTGTCCGGCATCCTGAATGTGGAGATCACTCCGGAGCTGGCCGTGCGGCTGGCCGGCGCCTACGCCACCACCCTGAAGAAGGGCGCCACGGTCACCACGGCCCGTGACCACTCCCGGGGCGCGCGTGCCCTGAAGCGGGCAGTCATCTCGGCGCTTCAGGCCAGCGCCATCGACGTACGCGACCTGGAGAACGTACCGCTGCCCGTCGCCCGGCAGCAGACCGCGCGGGGCAGCGCCGGCGGCATCATGATCCGGACCTCGCCCGGGGTGCCGGACTCCGTCGACATCATGTTCTTCGACGGGCAGGGCGCCGATCTGTCCCAGGCCGGCCAGCGCAAGCTCGACCGGGTGTTCGCACGGCAGGACTACCGGCGGGCCTTCCCGGGCGAGATCGGGGATCTGCACTTCCCGTCCAGCGTCTTCGACTCCTACACCGGGTCGCTGCTGCGGAGCGTCGACACCTCGGGCATAGCCGAATCGGGCCTCAAGGTCGTCGTGGACGCCTCCAACGGAAGCGCCGGACTGGTCCTGCCGAGCCTGCTCGGCAAGCTCGGGGTGGACTCGCTGACGATCAATCCAGGTCTCGACGAGTCCCGGCCCACGGAGAGCGCCGACACCCGGCGCGCGGGCCTGGTGCGGCTCGGTGAGATCGTCGCCTCCTCGGGAGCCGCGTTCGGGGTGCGGTTCGATCCCGTCGGTGAGCGGCTGTCGCTCGTCGACGAGAAGGGCCGGATCGTCGAGGACGACCGTGCGCTGCTGGTGATGCTCGACCTGGTGGCGGCCGAGCGGCGCAGCGGCAAGGTGGCGCTGCCGGTGACGACGACACGCATCGCCGAGCAGGTGGCGGCGTATCACGGGACCCAGGTCGAGTGGACCACCACCTCGCCCGACGATCTCACCCGGGTGGGCCGCGAGGAGTCGACGATCTTCGGCGGGGACGGGCGTGGCGGGTTCATCGTGCCGGAGTTCAGCAGCGTCTTCGACGGTACGGCCGCCTTCGTCCGGCTCATCGGGCTGGTGGCGCGCACCCAGCTCACCCTCAGCGAGATCGATGCGCGGATTCCGCGGGCGCATGTCCTCAAGCGCGATCTCGCGACCCCCTGGGCCGTCAAGGGCCTGGTGATGCGGCGCGTCGTGGAAGCCGCAGGGGAGCGCTTCGTCGACACCACCGACGGTGTGCGGGTCGTGGAGAGCGACGGGCGCTGGGTGCTGGTGCTGCCCGACCCCGCGGAGGCCGTCACTCATCTGTGGGCGGAGGGACCCGACGACGACTCCGCACAGGCCCTGCTGGACGAGTGGTCGACGGTCGTGGACAGCGCCGGACGGTAA
- a CDS encoding MerR family transcriptional regulator yields MRISGGGTAGGAPGHSLGENGPYPSPGSRLRSGRGYPQPGNAAGSASPQPGAVPGDQDTDSETIIGYRGPTACAAAGITYRQLDYWARTGLVEPSVRPAHGSGTQRLYSFRDVVVLKIVKRFLDTGVSLQNIRSAVQHLRERGFRDLERMTLMSDGATVYECTSSDEVHALLQGGQGIFGIAVGVVWRDVESALSQLHGERVDTGETIVGHNPADELARRRNRAV; encoded by the coding sequence GTGAGAATCAGCGGCGGCGGTACGGCGGGGGGTGCCCCTGGACACAGTCTGGGGGAGAACGGTCCGTACCCTTCCCCAGGCTCTCGGCTCCGCTCAGGCAGGGGGTATCCCCAGCCCGGCAACGCGGCCGGCTCCGCTTCCCCGCAACCGGGGGCCGTGCCCGGCGACCAGGACACGGACTCCGAGACCATCATCGGCTATCGGGGCCCCACGGCGTGCGCCGCCGCGGGCATCACCTACCGCCAGCTGGACTACTGGGCCCGCACGGGTCTCGTCGAGCCGAGCGTGCGCCCCGCCCATGGGTCGGGCACACAGCGGCTGTACAGCTTCCGTGATGTTGTCGTTCTGAAGATCGTCAAACGGTTCCTCGACACCGGTGTGTCGCTGCAGAACATCCGCAGCGCCGTCCAGCACCTCAGGGAGCGCGGTTTCCGCGACCTGGAGCGGATGACGCTGATGAGCGACGGCGCCACGGTGTACGAGTGCACCTCCTCGGACGAGGTGCACGCCCTGCTCCAGGGCGGGCAGGGCATCTTCGGCATCGCGGTGGGCGTCGTCTGGCGGGACGTGGAGAGCGCGCTGTCCCAGCTGCACGGCGAGCGCGTCGACACGGGGGAGACCATCGTCGGCCACAATCCGGCGGACGAACTGGCACGGCGGCGCAACCGGGCCGTCTGA
- a CDS encoding DUF881 domain-containing protein, with product MSDHEEETPKPVPAPEHRLRRELPQEVPAPPAETAGEKDTAAVLTGRQRLAEGLWPPRVTRAQLIVALLLFGLGFGLAVQVASNSDSGSALRGARQEDLVRILDELDDRTQRLQDEKQGLEDQRSELENSSDRAEEARKQTAERERQLGILAGTVAAQGPGITMTIEDTKGTVRADMLLDAIQELRAAGAEAIQVNGVRVVAGTYLSDSGKTVSVDGNKIAQPFRFKVIGKPQDLEPALNIPGGVVQTLQKEQATVDVEPSTKIVVDALRPAERPDYARSSSQ from the coding sequence ATGAGCGACCACGAGGAAGAGACGCCGAAGCCCGTGCCGGCCCCCGAGCACCGGCTGCGCAGGGAACTGCCGCAGGAGGTCCCGGCACCGCCGGCCGAGACGGCCGGGGAGAAGGACACCGCTGCCGTGCTGACCGGCCGTCAGCGCCTGGCGGAGGGGCTGTGGCCGCCCCGTGTGACGCGGGCTCAACTCATCGTCGCGCTACTGCTGTTCGGGCTCGGTTTCGGCCTGGCCGTCCAGGTCGCCTCGAACAGTGACAGCGGCAGCGCACTGCGCGGGGCGCGCCAGGAAGATCTTGTGCGCATCCTGGATGAACTGGATGACCGTACCCAGCGTCTTCAGGACGAGAAGCAGGGTCTCGAAGATCAGCGGTCGGAGCTGGAGAACAGCTCCGACCGTGCCGAGGAGGCCCGCAAGCAGACCGCCGAGCGGGAGAGACAACTCGGCATCCTTGCGGGCACGGTGGCGGCACAGGGCCCCGGCATCACGATGACCATCGAGGACACGAAGGGAACGGTCCGGGCGGACATGCTGCTCGACGCGATCCAGGAACTGCGCGCGGCCGGCGCGGAGGCGATACAGGTGAACGGTGTACGGGTCGTCGCCGGCACCTATCTCTCGGATTCGGGGAAGACGGTGAGCGTCGACGGGAACAAGATCGCCCAGCCCTTTCGTTTCAAGGTCATCGGCAAGCCGCAGGACCTCGAGCCTGCGCTCAACATCCCCGGAGGCGTGGTGCAGACTCTCCAGAAGGAGCAGGCCACAGTCGATGTGGAGCCCTCGACGAAGATCGTCGTGGACGCCTTGCGACCGGCGGAGCGGCCTGACTACGCTCGGTCGTCCTCCCAGTGA
- a CDS encoding DNA polymerase IV: MRTAPTVLHLDMDAFYASAEQASKPSLRGKAVVVGGLGPRGVVATASYEARALGVHSAMPMAQARRLAPNAAYLVPRFGLYRAISEQVMGLLRDLSPLVEPLSLDEAFVDLEAGGAAWDEESARRTGTRLRADIRTGTGLTGSVGLAVSKMLAKIASEQAKPDGLVLIRPGTERALLGPMSVRTLPGVGPATGDHLRRAGITTVEEIADAGEDELVRLLGKAHGHALYAMALAQDERPVVAERETKSVSVEDTYDIDIHDRVRVGLEVQRLADRCVRRLREAGLSGRTIVLKVRRYDFSTLTRSETLRGPTDDPAVVREAAARLLDSVDTTGGVRLLGVGVSGLADYTQEDLFAQAHLAAGETGPAEQPETDETPPPADEQREPSSEHLWRSGHDVRHAEYGHGWVQGSGLGRVTVRFETPHSGPGRVRTFRTDDPLLEPADPLPLVLRGPDRPTTGPQAPSDPARRPKSRSGGGGGAATSSP; the protein is encoded by the coding sequence GTGAGAACCGCGCCCACCGTCCTGCATCTCGACATGGATGCCTTCTACGCCTCGGCGGAGCAGGCGTCCAAGCCGAGTCTGCGCGGGAAGGCGGTCGTGGTGGGCGGGCTCGGCCCGCGCGGAGTGGTCGCCACCGCCTCCTACGAGGCACGGGCCCTCGGGGTGCACTCGGCGATGCCCATGGCCCAGGCACGCCGGCTCGCCCCGAACGCCGCGTATCTGGTGCCGCGTTTCGGTCTCTACCGGGCGATCAGCGAGCAGGTGATGGGGCTGCTGCGGGACCTGTCGCCGCTGGTGGAGCCGCTGAGCCTGGACGAGGCGTTCGTGGATCTGGAGGCCGGGGGAGCGGCCTGGGACGAGGAGTCGGCGCGGCGGACCGGGACGAGGCTGCGCGCGGACATCCGGACCGGCACCGGTCTCACGGGCTCGGTCGGGCTCGCCGTCTCCAAGATGCTCGCGAAGATCGCCTCCGAGCAGGCCAAGCCGGACGGACTGGTGCTGATACGGCCGGGCACCGAGCGCGCGCTGCTCGGCCCGATGTCGGTGCGGACCCTGCCGGGGGTGGGCCCGGCCACCGGGGACCATCTGCGGCGCGCCGGGATCACCACCGTCGAGGAGATCGCCGACGCGGGCGAGGACGAACTCGTCCGGCTGCTCGGCAAGGCCCATGGGCACGCGCTGTACGCGATGGCGCTGGCGCAGGACGAGCGGCCGGTGGTGGCCGAGCGGGAGACCAAGTCGGTCTCGGTCGAGGACACCTACGACATCGACATCCACGACCGGGTCCGGGTCGGTCTGGAGGTGCAGCGGCTCGCCGACCGCTGTGTGCGCAGGCTGCGCGAGGCCGGCCTGTCGGGGCGGACCATCGTGCTCAAGGTGCGCAGATACGACTTCTCCACCCTGACCCGCTCCGAGACCCTGCGCGGGCCCACGGACGACCCCGCGGTGGTGCGGGAGGCGGCCGCACGGCTCCTTGACTCCGTGGACACCACCGGCGGGGTACGGCTGCTCGGCGTCGGCGTCAGCGGTCTCGCCGACTACACCCAGGAGGACCTCTTCGCCCAGGCGCACCTGGCCGCGGGGGAGACCGGACCGGCCGAGCAGCCGGAGACGGACGAGACGCCCCCGCCCGCGGATGAGCAGCGGGAACCGTCGTCCGAGCACCTCTGGCGTTCGGGCCATGACGTCCGGCACGCCGAGTACGGGCACGGATGGGTGCAGGGCAGCGGCCTCGGCCGGGTCACCGTACGGTTCGAGACGCCCCACTCGGGGCCGGGACGCGTCCGTACCTTCCGCACCGACGACCCCCTGCTGGAGCCGGCGGATCCGCTGCCCCTGGTGCTCAGGGGGCCCGACCGGCCT
- a CDS encoding bifunctional nuclease family protein — translation MNELDVVGVRVEMPSNQPIVLLREVGGDRYLPIWIGPGEATAIAFAQQGMAPARPLTHDLFKDVLEAVGQELTEVRITDLREGVFYAELVFASGVEVSARPSDAIALALRTGTPIYGSDGVLDDAGIAIPDEQEDEVEKFREFLDQISPEDFGTSSQ, via the coding sequence GTGAACGAGCTCGATGTCGTAGGTGTCCGGGTCGAGATGCCCTCCAACCAGCCGATCGTGCTCCTGCGTGAAGTGGGAGGCGACCGCTACCTCCCCATCTGGATCGGCCCCGGGGAGGCCACGGCCATCGCGTTCGCCCAGCAGGGCATGGCCCCCGCACGACCGCTGACCCACGATCTGTTCAAGGATGTGCTGGAGGCGGTCGGCCAGGAACTCACCGAGGTACGCATCACGGATCTGCGTGAGGGCGTCTTCTACGCGGAGCTGGTGTTCGCCAGTGGCGTCGAGGTGAGCGCCCGCCCGTCCGACGCCATAGCGCTGGCGCTGCGCACCGGAACGCCGATCTACGGCAGCGACGGCGTGCTCGACGACGCGGGTATCGCGATCCCCGACGAGCAGGAGGACGAGGTCGAGAAGTTCCGCGAGTTCCTCGACCAGATCTCACCGGAGGACTTCGGCACCAGCAGCCAGTGA
- a CDS encoding transcriptional regulator FtsR codes for MLHTPSGGAGSGTAAADGGLMSIGSVLNILREEFPEVTVSKIRFLESEGLIEPRRTPSGYRKFSAHDVERLSKVLRLQRDHYLPLKVIREYLDALERGEEARLPSLGRPREVGEGELLGDILGEPETPAASRISRDELLSTTGISIEQLQEWESYGLVVPLSDGVYDAETVTVATLLAELGRHGIEPRHLRVMKAAADREAGLVDQVVAPLRRHRNPQTRAHAEARTKELAGLAVRLHATLVQSALGVRLP; via the coding sequence ATGCTTCACACACCGAGCGGCGGTGCCGGCAGCGGCACCGCCGCGGCGGACGGCGGGCTGATGAGCATCGGCAGCGTGCTGAACATACTGCGCGAGGAGTTTCCCGAAGTCACCGTCTCCAAGATTCGTTTCCTGGAGTCCGAGGGGCTCATCGAACCCCGGCGCACCCCGTCGGGGTATCGCAAGTTCAGCGCGCACGATGTCGAACGTCTGAGTAAAGTGCTGAGGCTGCAGCGGGACCACTATCTGCCGCTGAAGGTCATCCGTGAGTATCTGGACGCCCTGGAGCGGGGCGAGGAGGCGCGGCTGCCTTCCCTGGGCCGTCCACGCGAGGTGGGCGAGGGCGAACTGCTCGGGGACATCCTGGGCGAGCCGGAGACCCCCGCGGCGAGCCGGATCAGCCGTGACGAGCTGCTGTCGACCACCGGGATCAGCATCGAGCAGCTCCAGGAATGGGAGTCGTACGGCCTGGTCGTGCCCTTGTCGGACGGGGTCTACGACGCCGAGACGGTCACGGTGGCCACTCTGCTGGCCGAACTGGGCCGCCATGGGATCGAGCCCCGCCATCTGCGGGTGATGAAGGCCGCCGCGGATCGCGAGGCGGGTCTGGTGGACCAGGTGGTGGCCCCGCTCCGGCGGCACCGCAACCCACAGACCAGGGCCCATGCCGAGGCGCGCACCAAGGAGCTGGCCGGGCTCGCGGTCCGGCTCCACGCCACGCTGGTGCAGTCCGCGCTGGGTGTGCGCCTGCCCTGA
- a CDS encoding FHA domain-containing protein, whose protein sequence is MQSGFVLPHGRVCFGQGESPVKLFAKLFGKSAREGGDNATARHRAQPGEAEVQRPLFRDQVTGPGGDISGGQGAASVDPAASGRIGSGDMSAQVCTRCGHHNAENSRFCSNCGAPLRPGAVAERAAETTSTISISGLEAYDAEATGQTQMPTLSPEAQAAVDALPFGSALLVVRRGPNSGSRFLLDGELTTAGRHPESDIFLDDVTVSRRHVEFRRSPDGSFTVADVGSLNGTYVNREGIDQVALNNGDEVQIGKYRLVFYASQRGI, encoded by the coding sequence ATGCAATCAGGGTTCGTCCTGCCCCACGGGCGGGTCTGTTTCGGTCAAGGGGAATCGCCCGTGAAGTTGTTTGCGAAATTGTTCGGCAAGAGCGCGCGAGAGGGCGGCGACAACGCGACGGCCCGCCATCGCGCACAGCCGGGAGAAGCGGAAGTCCAGCGCCCGCTCTTCCGGGACCAGGTCACTGGTCCGGGTGGTGACATTTCCGGAGGTCAGGGCGCGGCGTCGGTTGACCCTGCCGCGTCCGGCCGCATAGGTTCCGGGGACATGTCGGCTCAGGTGTGTACGAGATGCGGTCACCACAACGCGGAGAACAGCCGGTTCTGCTCCAACTGTGGTGCGCCGCTGCGGCCCGGTGCGGTGGCGGAGCGCGCCGCGGAGACGACCTCCACGATCTCGATCTCGGGTCTGGAGGCCTATGACGCGGAGGCCACCGGCCAGACGCAGATGCCCACGCTCTCCCCGGAGGCTCAGGCCGCCGTCGACGCGCTGCCCTTCGGGTCGGCGCTGCTGGTGGTGCGGCGCGGCCCGAACTCGGGCAGCCGCTTCCTGCTGGACGGCGAGCTGACCACGGCGGGGCGTCATCCGGAGAGCGACATCTTCCTGGATGATGTGACGGTCTCACGGCGGCATGTGGAGTTCCGCCGGAGCCCGGACGGCTCGTTCACGGTGGCCGACGTCGGCAGCCTCAACGGCACGTATGTCAACCGTGAGGGCATCGACCAGGTCGCGCTCAACAACGGCGACGAGGTGCAGATCGGCAAGTACAGGCTGGTCTTCTACGCAAGTCAGCGGGGCATCTGA
- a CDS encoding small basic family protein, whose translation MIAVLGLVVGVVVGLLVRPEVPAVVEPYLPIAVVAALDAVFGGLRAMLDGIFDDKVFVVSFLSNVVVAALIVFLGDKLGVGAQLSTGVVVVLGIRIFSNAAAIRRHVFRA comes from the coding sequence GTGATCGCCGTACTGGGCCTCGTCGTCGGAGTGGTGGTGGGCCTGCTGGTCCGGCCCGAGGTTCCGGCGGTCGTCGAGCCTTACCTCCCGATCGCCGTGGTGGCGGCGCTGGACGCCGTCTTCGGCGGTCTGCGTGCCATGCTCGACGGCATCTTCGACGACAAGGTCTTCGTGGTGTCGTTCCTGTCGAACGTGGTGGTGGCGGCCCTGATCGTGTTCCTGGGCGACAAGCTGGGCGTCGGCGCGCAGCTGTCCACCGGTGTCGTGGTCGTCCTCGGTATCCGTATCTTCTCCAACGCCGCGGCGATCCGTCGGCATGTGTTCCGGGCGTGA
- a CDS encoding CDP-alcohol phosphatidyltransferase family protein, whose product MEVQETRVQTDRVLTIPNILSMARLVGVPLFLWLILRPEFGGPKSDGWALLVLVLSGISDYLDGKLARRWNQVSSLGRLLDPAADRLYIASTLVGLTWRGILPLWLIAVLVARELVLLVMVGILRRHGYPPPQVNFLGKAATFNLMYAFPLLLLSDATGWIASLAAIFGWAFAGWGTTLYWWAGALYVVQVRRIVRADAMAG is encoded by the coding sequence GTGGAGGTCCAGGAGACCCGCGTCCAGACGGACCGGGTCCTCACCATCCCGAACATCCTCAGCATGGCGCGGCTCGTCGGCGTGCCCCTCTTCCTGTGGCTGATCCTCCGGCCCGAGTTCGGAGGGCCGAAGAGCGACGGCTGGGCGCTGCTCGTGCTCGTGCTGAGCGGGATCAGCGACTATCTCGACGGCAAGCTCGCCCGGCGCTGGAATCAAGTCAGCAGCCTCGGCCGGCTCCTCGATCCCGCGGCCGACCGGCTCTACATCGCGTCCACTCTGGTCGGACTGACCTGGCGCGGGATTCTGCCGCTCTGGCTGATCGCCGTACTCGTGGCGCGAGAGCTGGTTCTGCTGGTGATGGTGGGAATCCTCAGGCGGCATGGCTATCCGCCGCCCCAGGTGAACTTCCTCGGGAAGGCCGCCACGTTCAACCTGATGTATGCCTTCCCGCTCCTGCTGCTCAGTGACGCAACTGGATGGATCGCGTCACTCGCTGCTATTTTCGGATGGGCGTTCGCTGGATGGGGTACAACCCTGTACTGGTGGGCAGGAGCCCTCTACGTGGTTCAGGTCCGCCGCATCGTCCGGGCGGACGCCATGGCCGGCTGA
- a CDS encoding DUF881 domain-containing protein has translation MSLLTNVMDHSLDDGYAEAAARKGTEEGGAGLPRTVRARLGLAAGLVLAGLVVTVGAAQARVAAPTVAKEREELIDRIQRETAAADKLESTVDTLRDDVSARQRAALKQNGGDDRADLVGILSGAVAVHGPGMKLVVNDAREASSGGNGNPRQTSGFSDTGRVRDRDMQRAVNGLWESGAEAIAINGQRLTALSAIRAAGDAILVDNRPLVPPYTVLAVGDGDRLSTRFQDSADGLYLHALRENYGIRTSISVEHDVRLPAAPSVIVRTAQPSTEKGTS, from the coding sequence ATGTCGTTGCTCACCAACGTCATGGACCACAGCCTCGACGACGGCTATGCCGAGGCCGCCGCCCGGAAGGGAACCGAGGAGGGCGGGGCCGGCCTGCCGCGCACGGTGCGGGCCAGGCTCGGCCTCGCGGCCGGTCTGGTGCTCGCCGGCCTGGTGGTGACGGTCGGCGCCGCGCAGGCGCGGGTGGCCGCCCCGACGGTCGCCAAGGAGCGCGAGGAGCTCATCGACCGCATTCAGCGCGAGACCGCGGCCGCCGACAAGCTCGAGAGCACGGTCGACACACTGCGCGACGACGTGAGCGCCCGGCAGCGCGCGGCCCTGAAGCAGAACGGGGGCGACGACCGGGCCGACCTGGTCGGGATTCTGTCCGGCGCCGTCGCGGTGCACGGTCCCGGAATGAAGCTGGTCGTCAACGACGCCAGGGAGGCCAGCTCGGGCGGCAACGGCAATCCTCGCCAGACCTCCGGCTTCTCCGACACCGGACGGGTCCGCGACCGCGATATGCAGCGCGCGGTCAACGGGCTGTGGGAGTCGGGCGCCGAAGCGATCGCGATCAACGGGCAGCGGCTGACGGCACTGTCGGCGATCAGGGCCGCGGGCGACGCGATACTGGTCGACAACCGGCCGCTGGTACCCCCCTACACCGTGCTCGCGGTGGGGGACGGGGACAGACTCAGCACCAGGTTCCAGGACAGCGCGGACGGACTGTATCTGCATGCGCTGCGGGAGAACTACGGGATCAGGACCAGCATTTCCGTCGAGCACGACGTCCGGCTGCCCGCCGCACCGAGTGTGATCGTACGTACCGCACAACCGAGTACAGAGAAGGGCACATCGTGA